In Sporichthya polymorpha DSM 43042, a genomic segment contains:
- the ygiD gene encoding 4,5-DOPA dioxygenase extradiol: protein MPAAFLGHGNPMNALDTNRYTEAWRAFGAAVPRPRAILVVSAHWYIHATAVTAMPLPRTIHDFYGFPQALFDIAYPAPGLPELATEIADVVHPTWVGADRDSWGIDHGTWSVLVHAFPDADIPVVQLSLKADACLDYHLALGARLAPLRERGVLIVGSGNVVHNLRAVDFQQPDAGFDWAQRFDAAFTAAVTGSDPAATAALDGHADFPVAVPTPDHYLPALYLAGLADAAGESAEVLIDGCAYGSLSMTAYTLGLPGGASGEPEAAAAGAATTAPAAETAPDAPDAPADCANI from the coding sequence ATGCCCGCGGCCTTCCTCGGCCACGGCAACCCGATGAACGCGCTCGACACCAACCGCTACACCGAGGCGTGGCGCGCGTTCGGGGCCGCGGTCCCCCGCCCGCGCGCGATCCTCGTGGTCTCCGCGCACTGGTACATCCACGCGACCGCCGTGACGGCGATGCCATTGCCCCGCACCATCCACGACTTCTACGGCTTTCCGCAGGCCCTGTTCGACATCGCCTATCCCGCGCCCGGGCTGCCGGAGCTCGCGACGGAGATCGCGGACGTCGTCCACCCGACCTGGGTCGGCGCCGACCGGGACTCCTGGGGCATCGACCACGGGACCTGGTCGGTGCTCGTGCACGCGTTCCCCGACGCCGACATCCCCGTCGTGCAGCTCTCGCTCAAGGCCGACGCCTGCCTCGACTACCACCTCGCCCTCGGCGCCCGCCTCGCCCCGCTGCGCGAGCGCGGCGTGCTGATCGTCGGCAGCGGGAACGTCGTGCACAACCTGCGCGCGGTGGACTTTCAGCAGCCGGACGCCGGCTTCGACTGGGCGCAACGGTTCGACGCGGCGTTCACCGCGGCGGTCACCGGCTCCGACCCGGCCGCCACCGCCGCTCTCGACGGCCACGCCGATTTCCCCGTCGCCGTCCCGACCCCGGACCACTACCTGCCCGCGCTCTACCTCGCGGGCCTCGCCGACGCCGCCGGTGAGTCCGCCGAGGTCCTGATCGACGGCTGCGCCTACGGCTCCCTCTCGATGACCGCGTACACCCTCGGCCTCCCCGGCGGTGCCTCCGGCGAGCCGGAGGCGGCGGCAGCGGGCGCGGCCACGACCGCCCCCGCCGCCGAGACCGCCCCCGACGCCCCCGACGCCCCCGCGGACTGCGCGAACATCTGA
- a CDS encoding DivIVA domain-containing protein gives MTSDANRAPGRELSRPGTTARFETALRGYDRAQVDLYVDELSSRLEALRAAIADAEQVAHDAREDALVAHAELTRTRARLADTEARLAQVEASPGLPGEDSAGRLMRLAELTAEALRAEAAEAAAAVQREAHEALEAAHRRHAELLEAAAVEKTALLAEARRVAVALAEAGRVTGEARRTEGASSRKRAEQAARREGERSVAAARARAAEIERITERRVTEAETAGFGARARGHARAAATAARLRTRAADVLARAHERAETLQTTAAREADALISEATAKSEAMLAAARTESQQLITDAETRLAAAQAAAAALTRVATAEARELSTSTKAEAARLAETSREQATRLLHEARAEATRLTTAARAEAERVSRSAADEATALLTAARSDAEATTVAAREAAGKLTTTSTAAAEARESSARAEAERVLREAQEAADALTARSSGEAAKVLADARREAHSIAAASRSQVEQITSEARATADAVTARATAEAERLSSSTRAAAAELAAAAGADREAAAEMLAEAERKLDDARRRAEGLATAALEAIADELAARRAEVRALENERDSILAQRQDIGAHLINLQASLDLLAELGVDPSGSGTDSTRENGPNSTDRS, from the coding sequence GTGACGTCGGACGCCAATCGGGCGCCCGGCCGCGAGCTGTCGCGGCCGGGGACGACGGCACGGTTCGAGACGGCCCTGCGCGGCTACGACCGGGCGCAGGTCGACCTCTACGTCGACGAGCTCAGCTCCCGGCTGGAGGCGCTGCGCGCCGCGATCGCGGACGCCGAGCAGGTCGCCCACGACGCCCGTGAGGACGCGCTGGTCGCGCACGCGGAGCTGACCCGGACCCGGGCCCGGCTGGCGGACACCGAGGCGCGGCTGGCCCAGGTCGAGGCGTCCCCCGGGCTGCCCGGGGAGGACAGCGCCGGCCGGCTCATGCGGCTGGCCGAACTGACGGCCGAGGCGCTGCGCGCGGAGGCGGCCGAGGCGGCCGCCGCGGTGCAGCGCGAGGCCCACGAGGCGTTGGAGGCGGCGCACCGCCGGCACGCGGAGCTGCTGGAGGCGGCGGCGGTCGAGAAGACCGCGCTGCTCGCCGAGGCCAGACGGGTCGCCGTCGCCCTGGCCGAGGCCGGCCGCGTCACCGGCGAGGCGCGCCGGACCGAGGGCGCGAGCTCCCGCAAGCGGGCCGAGCAGGCCGCCCGCCGGGAGGGCGAGCGCAGCGTCGCGGCGGCGCGCGCCCGGGCCGCCGAGATCGAGCGGATCACCGAGCGCCGCGTCACCGAGGCCGAGACCGCCGGGTTCGGGGCCCGCGCCCGCGGGCACGCCCGAGCGGCGGCGACGGCCGCCCGACTGCGGACCCGGGCCGCGGACGTCCTCGCCCGCGCCCACGAGCGTGCCGAGACCCTCCAGACCACCGCCGCCCGCGAGGCGGACGCCCTGATCTCCGAGGCGACCGCGAAGTCCGAGGCGATGCTCGCCGCCGCGCGGACCGAGAGCCAGCAGCTGATCACGGACGCCGAGACCCGCCTCGCCGCCGCGCAGGCCGCGGCGGCCGCGCTCACCCGCGTCGCGACCGCCGAGGCGCGGGAGCTCTCCACGTCGACGAAGGCCGAGGCCGCCCGGCTCGCGGAGACCTCCCGCGAGCAGGCCACCCGGTTGCTCCACGAGGCCCGCGCCGAGGCCACCCGCCTGACCACCGCCGCCCGCGCCGAGGCCGAGCGGGTCTCGCGTTCGGCCGCCGACGAGGCGACCGCGCTGCTCACCGCGGCACGCAGCGACGCCGAGGCCACGACCGTCGCGGCCCGCGAGGCGGCCGGGAAGCTGACAACCACGTCGACGGCGGCGGCCGAGGCCCGCGAGTCCAGTGCCCGGGCCGAGGCCGAACGCGTGCTGCGCGAGGCCCAGGAGGCCGCGGACGCCCTGACCGCGCGATCGAGCGGCGAGGCGGCGAAGGTCCTCGCCGACGCCCGGCGCGAGGCGCACTCGATCGCCGCGGCGTCGCGGTCCCAGGTCGAGCAGATCACCAGCGAGGCCCGCGCGACCGCGGACGCCGTCACCGCCCGCGCCACCGCGGAGGCCGAGCGCCTGTCGTCCTCGACCCGCGCCGCGGCCGCCGAGCTCGCCGCCGCGGCCGGCGCGGACCGTGAGGCGGCCGCCGAGATGCTGGCCGAGGCGGAGCGCAAACTCGACGACGCCCGCCGGCGGGCCGAGGGTCTGGCGACCGCGGCCCTGGAGGCGATCGCGGACGAACTGGCCGCCCGTCGGGCCGAGGTACGCGCCCTCGAAAACGAGAGGGATTCGATTCTGGCGCAGCGTCAGGACATCGGTGCGCACTTGATCAACCTTCAGGCAAGTCTGGATCTTCTGGCCGAGCTCGGCGTCGATCCGAGCGGCTCCGGAACCGACTCCACCCGCGAGAACGGGCCGAACTCGACCGACAGGTCCTGA
- a CDS encoding SIMPL domain-containing protein, translating into MNISLRRTWGPLAAAGVVGAVLTGVLLGSGSGASVAAIGSDGARDTVSVAGTGKVSGVPDVLRLDLGVEHTGKDVNVALNAANRDVTAIKKALGRFDVKDADIQTSQLSINPHYENNGKVNGYEVFQGLTVKLRDLPKAGEAISAAAQAGGNATRIHGVAFDIEDNAKLVQAARDAAFADAKAKAEQYAKLAGRRLGNVTTISEQTSYDGEPIPYAVMAEDTAAAGSSVPLEAGSQQVSVNSNVAWELV; encoded by the coding sequence ATGAACATCTCGCTCCGTCGGACCTGGGGGCCGCTCGCCGCGGCCGGCGTCGTCGGCGCCGTCCTGACCGGCGTCCTGCTGGGCAGCGGATCCGGCGCGAGCGTCGCCGCGATCGGGTCGGACGGCGCACGGGACACCGTTTCCGTCGCCGGCACCGGCAAGGTCAGCGGCGTGCCGGACGTGCTGCGCCTCGACCTGGGGGTCGAGCACACCGGCAAGGACGTCAACGTCGCGCTGAACGCGGCCAACCGCGACGTCACCGCGATCAAGAAGGCGCTCGGCCGGTTCGACGTGAAGGACGCCGACATCCAGACCTCGCAGCTCTCGATCAACCCTCACTACGAGAACAACGGCAAGGTCAACGGCTACGAGGTCTTCCAGGGCCTGACGGTCAAGCTGCGCGACCTGCCGAAGGCGGGCGAGGCGATCTCCGCGGCCGCGCAGGCCGGGGGCAACGCGACGCGGATTCACGGCGTCGCCTTCGACATCGAGGACAACGCGAAGCTCGTCCAGGCCGCCCGTGACGCGGCGTTCGCCGACGCGAAGGCCAAGGCCGAGCAGTACGCGAAGCTCGCCGGCCGCCGGCTCGGGAACGTGACGACGATCAGCGAGCAGACCTCCTACGACGGCGAGCCGATCCCGTACGCCGTCATGGCCGAGGACACCGCGGCCGCCGGCAGCTCGGTGCCGCTCGAGGCGGGCAGCCAGCAGGTGTCGGTGAACTCGAACGTCGCCTGGGAACTCGTCTAG
- a CDS encoding cellulose-binding protein — translation MNETPPAFDIVLRGYERRQVDEHLSTLVNDRLAAERKAQELEKQVQRVRAEFEASDVSEPNYASLGARVEKILRLAEEEARDVRAEADAAGQQARTKAGEDAEAIRKSAEAEAERRRTEAEAKTEQMLEQAKAEVERIQTEAQNEAQAKITSAENIVEEARAKAAQIATEVEAKLAKRREQAERDMATRQEVAERRLMETGEKADALRMEAQKMRDDAERRAKQLLEAARREAEDLVADARAKAERMRLESERELAALTHRRDSINAQLSNVREMLATLTGSAAALIGGGAPAAGAEAGAMPAQSPRPDAPQQPQSADNGTAAS, via the coding sequence ATGAACGAGACCCCTCCCGCCTTCGACATCGTGCTGCGTGGGTACGAGCGCCGCCAGGTCGACGAGCACCTGTCCACCCTCGTGAACGACCGCCTCGCTGCCGAGCGCAAGGCCCAGGAGCTGGAGAAGCAGGTCCAGCGGGTCCGCGCCGAGTTCGAGGCGAGCGACGTCAGCGAGCCGAACTACGCCAGCCTGGGCGCCCGGGTCGAGAAGATCCTGCGCCTGGCCGAGGAGGAGGCCCGCGACGTCCGCGCCGAGGCCGACGCCGCCGGCCAGCAGGCCCGCACGAAGGCCGGCGAGGACGCCGAGGCGATCCGCAAGTCGGCCGAGGCCGAGGCGGAGCGCCGCCGCACCGAGGCGGAGGCCAAGACCGAGCAGATGCTCGAGCAGGCCAAGGCCGAGGTCGAGCGGATCCAGACCGAGGCCCAGAACGAGGCCCAGGCGAAGATCACGAGCGCCGAGAACATCGTCGAGGAGGCCCGCGCCAAGGCCGCCCAGATCGCGACCGAGGTCGAGGCCAAGCTCGCCAAGCGCCGCGAGCAGGCCGAGCGCGACATGGCCACCCGCCAGGAGGTCGCCGAGCGCCGCCTGATGGAGACCGGCGAGAAGGCCGACGCCCTCCGCATGGAGGCCCAGAAGATGCGGGACGACGCCGAGCGTCGCGCCAAGCAGCTGCTCGAGGCCGCCCGCCGCGAGGCCGAGGACCTGGTCGCCGACGCCCGCGCCAAGGCCGAGCGGATGCGCCTGGAGTCCGAGCGCGAGCTCGCCGCCCTGACCCACCGCCGCGACAGCATCAACGCCCAGCTGAGCAACGTCCGCGAGATGCTCGCGACGCTGACCGGCTCGGCGGCGGCCCTGATCGGTGGCGGCGCCCCCGCCGCCGGCGCCGAGGCCGGGGCGATGCCCGCACAGTCCCCGCGTCCCGACGCTCCGCAGCAGCCGCAGTCGGCCGACAACGGCACCGCGGCCTCCTGA